The region GAAAATCGATTTCATCTGATGCATTAATCTCAATAAATACAAACCATGTTCTAGTTTATGCAAAAAATTTATCTCAAATAAGGAAAAATGATTTTAGATTGGCGTTAGATATAGATACGTTTAAAAATGATGATGAGGATGGCAGAGGGAAGTATAGATTAGAGCCATTTGATGCGCCAAATTTCCGTGCTAATTTACAATATGAAATTATAACTCCATCAGGTAGACATGTTTTGCCAGCAAATGGTAGACATTGGCGTACCGAGAAAAGCACGTATGAAAAATTATTATCAGAAAATAAAATATATTTTGGGAAAGATGGTAATGCTAAGCCCTCCCTAAAAGCTTATTATAGTGAGGTCGCAGAGGCTGGTAAGGGGAAAACAGCAAGTACTATCTGGCGAGATAATAATTCGATTATTTGGGATGATGCTGGAACTAATACCAAAGCAACACAACATCAAGTTGAATTATTTTCTGAAAATGTTTTTACTAATCCAAAACCCGAGCAACTCATTAAAAGAATTTTGGAAATATCTACAAACGAAAATGATTTAGTACTTGACTTCTTCATGGGATCTGCGACAACACAAGCCGTTGCAATGAAGATGAACCGTCGATTTATCGGTGTTGAACAGATGGATTACATTAAAACTGTTTCTGTCGAACGTCTCAAAAAGGTGATTGATGGCGAACAAGGTGGGATTTCTAAAGATGTTAACTGGCAAGGCGGCGGTTCATTTGTCTATGCTGAATTGATGGAAAAGAATCAAGGTTATCTCAAAGATGTCCAACAGGCCGAAACGACGAAGCAATTAGAAGATGTTGTTCATCGCATGATTGAAGGTGGCGCTGATTTTGATTTCCGAGTTGATGTTGAAAAAGTCCTACAAGATCCTGAATACCAAGCCATGGCATTGGCTGATAAAAAGCAGCTGATAGTCAAGGTCATTGATAAGAATCAGTTGTATTATGCATACAGTGATATGGACGATCGTGATGTACAAGAGCTGATGTCTGATAGTGATATCGCCTTTAACAAGAGTTTTTATGGGGAGCGTGATCTGTAATGGCCAAAAAGAAAGCACGAGAACTTGTCTTACCCATTATTCATGAGATTAATGACTATACAAATGACTTTTTAAAAAACGACGAACCCAGACATGCATTTGTTTATCCAGACTACATTAAGCACAATCTCAAACATCAGTTACGTGATTATCAAAAGCAATCACTATACAACTTGAATTACACGCAAAAGGATGCCAATGTTGCCAGTCGCTTTAATCAGTTGTTATTCCATATGGCCACGGGTTCAGGAAAGACTGATGTGATGGCAGCTGATATGCTGTATTTTTACCATGAATTTGGCTATCAAAATTTTCTTTTTGTTGTTAATACAAACGCGGTCATTGCTAAAACTCGTGAAAACATGCTGAATGTCCAGTCACCAAAGTATCTCTTTTCACAACCACTCAATATTGATGGTACTCCGATTGAATTGCGAGAAGTCACCCGCTTTCCAACAAACAGTGAACCAGGCGTGATCTACTTGCGGCTCACAACAATCCAAACTTTAGCGAATGAATTAAATACACCACGCGAAAATGGTTTAACTTATGGTGATTTAGAGAAACAGAAGTTGATTATTCTAGCTGATGAAGCGCATCATTTTTCTGCCGGTACAAAGAGCAAAGCAGATCAAAAAAATAAAGCGTGGGAATATGTCTTAGATCGTATTCGACAAGCTAATAAAGCTAATCGACAGTTAGAATTCACGGCTACGATTGATTTAAATAATGAGTCTATTTACGAAAAATATCGGGATAAGGTCATTTTTCAATATGATTTAAAAGAGTTTCAAAATGCCGGGTATTCAAAGAAAATCGCTCGGTTGCAAGCCAATGCTGATGATAACGAAAAGATGCTGAATGCGGTATTGTTATCACAATATCGTAAGCGCATGGCAATCCAGGCGGGTATAAGAGATTTTAAGCCAGTTATTTTATTTAAATCAAACAAAATTGAAGTTTCAAAAGCGGCGCGTGATCAATTTTTGACGCTGGTGGATCAATTAACGACTGAAGATTTGGCGCAATTTATTGCAAAGCAACTCAACACCACGCAATCATCTACTTTGCGCCAAGCGTATACGTATTATCAAACAGTTGATATGGGGGGCTTGGTACGTGAATTGCAACGTGATTTTCAACCACTGAATACTATTAACGTTAATGATACGAGTAGCAATGGGATTTTAGGTGACTTAAATGATTTACGTAATTTAAATACCCTAGAAGAACCAAGCAATCCATTTAGAGCTATTTTTGCCGTCGCCAAGCTTTCTGAAGGTTGGGATGTCTTAAATTTGTATGATATTGTTCGAATTGGGGAGCAACCCATTACGTCAACACAAACCAATAGTGAGGCACAATTAATTGGTCGTGGTGCGCGCTACAATCCCTTCGTCTATGAGGAGGCAACATCGTTTACGCGACGGTTTGACCATAGCACGCCAGAATTACAGATATTAGAGTCCTTACACTATCACACGATTAATGATAAAAAATATATTGATAATCTGACAAAATCTTTTGAAGCAATGCAGCTCCAAGTTGAAGATGATAAAGACTTTGATATTTTAACCACGACAGTTAAAGCGTCATTTAAGCGTTCCGATGTCTATCAATATGGCAAGCTGTATTACAATGACGTCGAAGATGTCCCTGAGAGTGAATATAATGGGTTGGCAAAATACGGTGTTCCCGTTGCAGAACTACCTACCGTCAATATTGAGACGGCAACCCTAGAAGCAACTGCCTTTGATACACAAAATGTTGCTGGTATGAATGAGACACGACTGGTAAAGATTGATGATGCCCTCGTCAAAAAAGCAATGGCACGGAATCCTTTCTTCAGATTCAATACCATGAAAAAATATATGCCGACGCTAAATTCTATCTCGGAGTTTATGCATGAGGCACAGTGGTTGGGGCAAATAAAAGAAATCCAAGCGACGGTATCGACGGGTTCAGATGCTGTGCTTAGTCGAGAAACACAGCTATTAGTCGTTGAAAAATATCTAGCCTATATTCAGCGCATGTTAATCATGAACTATAAGCGCCAACGCGGAACCAATAAGTTTATTGGGTTGCCCATTAAAGATGCCGTTCAGGATTATCAGAAGCGTGTTCCCGTGAACTATTCTGATGCTGGGGTTCATGAGTTAATTCAAACCTATGACTATAAAAAGGCACCTTGGTTTGTCTATAACGAGGCTA is a window of Leuconostoc kimchii IMSNU 11154 DNA encoding:
- a CDS encoding DNA methyltransferase, whose translation is MIDSKVMETTKSILKDFGNTYFSDKGTLKRNKVIEDLDAYTPMLMKALLANQLIHDTYTESIVIDDKSVELFKLNQFIEMFTYKEYWQDSYTKFENKIGLTAGGKFIDETADVVLDFPFKDSVLKAGMTKEDQKDTDEPFLHETIAKAEIDQLLEPKIFVNATKYDQENLAGASTDSFNDDNLIIKGNNLIALHSLKNRYAGTVKSIFIDPPYFFETTKPADTYTYNSNFKLSGWLTFVQNRIKIAHELLAENGTLFLTMSDEGAHYIKILMDSIFNSQNFIADVTWESRKSISSDALISINTNHVLVYAKNLSQIRKNDFRLALDIDTFKNDDEDGRGKYRLEPFDAPNFRANLQYEIITPSGRHVLPANGRHWRTEKSTYEKLLSENKIYFGKDGNAKPSLKAYYSEVAEAGKGKTASTIWRDNNSIIWDDAGTNTKATQHQVELFSENVFTNPKPEQLIKRILEISTNENDLVLDFFMGSATTQAVAMKMNRRFIGVEQMDYIKTVSVERLKKVIDGEQGGISKDVNWQGGGSFVYAELMEKNQGYLKDVQQAETTKQLEDVVHRMIEGGADFDFRVDVEKVLQDPEYQAMALADKKQLIVKVIDKNQLYYAYSDMDDRDVQELMSDSDIAFNKSFYGERDL
- a CDS encoding DEAD/DEAH box helicase family protein — translated: MAKKKARELVLPIIHEINDYTNDFLKNDEPRHAFVYPDYIKHNLKHQLRDYQKQSLYNLNYTQKDANVASRFNQLLFHMATGSGKTDVMAADMLYFYHEFGYQNFLFVVNTNAVIAKTRENMLNVQSPKYLFSQPLNIDGTPIELREVTRFPTNSEPGVIYLRLTTIQTLANELNTPRENGLTYGDLEKQKLIILADEAHHFSAGTKSKADQKNKAWEYVLDRIRQANKANRQLEFTATIDLNNESIYEKYRDKVIFQYDLKEFQNAGYSKKIARLQANADDNEKMLNAVLLSQYRKRMAIQAGIRDFKPVILFKSNKIEVSKAARDQFLTLVDQLTTEDLAQFIAKQLNTTQSSTLRQAYTYYQTVDMGGLVRELQRDFQPLNTINVNDTSSNGILGDLNDLRNLNTLEEPSNPFRAIFAVAKLSEGWDVLNLYDIVRIGEQPITSTQTNSEAQLIGRGARYNPFVYEEATSFTRRFDHSTPELQILESLHYHTINDKKYIDNLTKSFEAMQLQVEDDKDFDILTTTVKASFKRSDVYQYGKLYYNDVEDVPESEYNGLAKYGVPVAELPTVNIETATLEATAFDTQNVAGMNETRLVKIDDALVKKAMARNPFFRFNTMKKYMPTLNSISEFMHEAQWLGQIKEIQATVSTGSDAVLSRETQLLVVEKYLAYIQRMLIMNYKRQRGTNKFIGLPIKDAVQDYQKRVPVNYSDAGVHELIQTYDYKKAPWFVYNEAIVDKLERSLIELIQGYVEELQKKYKDVYLIRSDERNTKLKLHEFAGDVSHYAGFLPDFVLYLANESYIYQVYIEPKGTQLLEQDQWKEDLLTSISPERVDVIGENDKVKLYGVKFYVAGDARQVRNKIQNIAF